ACCTACAAATGGTAAGGACCAAGTGAACACATCCATAAAATGCGGCAACCAGTACGGGTGGGGAGATGAATTGAACTGTCTAATGTTCATCACATTATTTTCGTATTTCAACACCGCAGCCTTGTTGTTGTAAGTATCCAAATAATTCGGTGCGCTAAACATAGTTAACAATGAAGGAAACCCCATTGTTTTTGTTCTTTTATACATCCTATAACCAGCATCTTGTGCTTCGTGTGCTCTAATGATCGATAGCAATCCAGTTCTTTCCAAAAACTGGCATGCTGCTTTATAGGTGAAGGCGTATGAACATCCTCTCACGGTATTTTTTAGGAAAGTTTGGTCAatgtcatcatcatcatacTCCTCAACAGGGTCTGCCCATAGCAAATCACATACTAGCCCTTTTGTAGGTGGCTCTTTAAATCTGTCAATTCTAATTAAATCATCCAACGTTCTCAATTCAGGAGATAAACCCCCATGGACACAGAAAAACTGCTTATTCATAACCGCTGCCAATGGCAATGCATTGAAAGACTTCAAGCACTCTTCATACAATGTAGACGAGTATTTATGCAAACATTCCGATTTGAAGGTAAAATATTCCGTTAAATGCTTACACTCGTGATTACCCCGTAACATCCAGAAAGTGTCAGGATAGTTCAATTTCAACGAATATAAGTAAAGTAAACATTCTATTGAGAATGATCCTCTGTCAACGTAGTCTCCCAAGAATAAGTACGATGTATTTGCTGGATCACCTCCAACttcgaataatttcattaagtCATAATATTGGCCATGAACATCCCCACACACTGTCACCGGTGCTGGAACATCCAAAAGGTTGGGTTCGCTGGCCAAAAGATCGCTGGCATCTCGTAAAATTCTAATTGCCTGCTCTTCGTGCAATCTTCCTTCGTGTATAAAATGTGTTTTCAAAAACTCACAATTCGGCAATCCATTAGGCAAAAACAATTGCTGGTCTGTTGGTTTAAAGCTCGCCGGAGGCTCTACCGCCTTAACTGCTCTTTCCTTCGTGGATAAT
The nucleotide sequence above comes from Debaryomyces hansenii CBS767 chromosome A complete sequence. Encoded proteins:
- a CDS encoding DEHA2D09592p (similar to uniprot|P14747 Saccharomyces cerevisiae YML057W CMP2 calmodulin binding protein); the encoded protein is MSNQSQRAQNNSTQINNALRALEEKQPPNKRDFSVYITDEGEELSTKERAVKAVEPPASFKPTDQQLFLPNGLPNCEFLKTHFIHEGRLHEEQAIRILRDASDLLASEPNLLDVPAPVTVCGDVHGQYYDLMKLFEVGGDPANTSYLFLGDYVDRGSFSIECLLYLYSLKLNYPDTFWMLRGNHECKHLTEYFTFKSECLHKYSSTLYEECLKSFNALPLAAVMNKQFFCVHGGLSPELRTLDDLIRIDRFKEPPTKGLVCDLLWADPVEEYDDDDIDQTFLKNTVRGCSYAFTYKAACQFLERTGLLSIIRAHEAQDAGYRMYKRTKTMGFPSLLTMFSAPNYLDTYNNKAAVLKYENNVMNIRQFNSSPHPYWLPHFMDVFTWSLPFVGEKVTDMLVSILNICTEEELGEETVVNDSYNVNDQTAISAVASSPTSEPPSEVDPDSFEAKKQTLRNKVIAIGRVSRMYQVLRQESESVAHLKQLNSGILPKGSLLHGSEGLKRTLSSFEEARKADLVNEALPPSKEEVNRREQEKNEKIKKEIESSQNSGPVFQRLIRKLSQG